GGAGCAGTTGATTCCCATGAACCTTTCTGAAGCTCGTAAGCAGGGCTACGTGTTTTCCCTGACCGAAGGAAGGCTTGTATTTCGTACACCGTATGGACAACCGGACTCATTTAGCAAGGAGGTAACTCAATGCAGTTGTGTGGTGCAAGCATTTAGTTCAAATCAGGATTTGAGTTGAATCTCTCTGCAGGTGAATGGTGTTCCTGTAGAGGTGGTCCATGCAATTGTGTTCTCCAGACAAAGCTGGGTTGTCCTCGTGGTTGACCTTGTCGCTGCCTGCTCCATGTGTGAGTATTGTAATCTTCTCTAGCCAATATTTACAAATAAGTTTGACATGTCACacttctgttttaaaaacagatgaAGAAGCATATGACGGTGGTTACATAGTATGGAAAACCCCTGAGCTGCTGCACCCATTGGTGTCAGATATACACGACACACAGGTCAACATTGGTGTCAATGGTGAACTTGTGGAGCCGCCAGTGGCAGAGGAGCGAGGCTACGTTATTGAGAAGCACAATGCTGCAGTTGAGATCCACATCCCTTATAATGCCGAAGGAGGACACAAGAAGGTATGGAAGTAGGCAAAATTCTTTATGGTCTTCATTCAGACTGGATGTTAACGCTAGTATCTTGCAGAGCCTTGTGATTGGCGACCTGTACGAGTACTACATCTTTGAACTTTATTTGGAGCAAATCTCGGTGGATGACGATCACGTTGACACCAGGCTACGCTTTCACAGGACACTTGCCACTCCTCTGCTTCCACATCCTGTTTTTACTGAGAACCGTGAGTTTCCTGTAAACCCCTGTTTGTATTGATGTGGACATAATCTGATTGGCTCTTGATTTCAGGAACAATTCATGATGAACATGTGTTCACCGTCTACCTGGGAGATGTCCCCGAGGATGTTGAGCTGACTGCTGTGGAGTTGAAtggacacacattcacagctcCGTTTACAAGCGGCTACAACGTCGCTAAAGTTGCTCACCCCAACAACACCCATGGCTACACTCTGACGGTGCCCTTCAATGACCCTGTTGTGGTACAGCAGGTAGAAGATATTTATTTGTCCTTGACTGTAGTGTTGAGATGCTGTAGACCACATGAGGTCAGTAATTACATCTTTTCTTTCCTAGTTCTCCAAAGAAGATGCAGCTCTGAAGCACGTGCTGGTCGTCAACTACACACTGACGGTTCTGCCTGATAATGGGCCTTACTACCACCAGACGTCAGTCGTGGCACTAACTGATGCCTGTAAGTCACAACTCATATTTCACCGTCTGCAACATTGAGCAGAGATTAATTCTACTGTATCAACAGCTCCTCCAGAGTTTGAGGCCGTCTGCTCAGAGTTTGGCATCGGCTTCAAACTGGACCATCGGCCTTATGACTACCTGTGGTACGTTGGTATCGGTTCAGACCGGCTGACACCAGAGCTGGCAGCTCAGCACAACTACAGCATGAGCAATGACAGCCAGAGTTTATTGCTCGGTGTACCACTCTACACTCATGGATATGAATACAAGGTAGAATGATGACAATGTGTAACTCCTGTACCGCACTGTGCCAGTTGTGCTGAACATGACCAAGCTTGTTTTGCAGGACATTTCTTTGAAGGGATTTCTTGGCACATTTGAGATCCTTGTAAGGGATCATGAAACATCACAGGTCCAGAGATCAATCATCAAGACTTGTCCTTTCACTCCCACAGAGTTCATCAGTAAGTAGAATCCAGTTCTTCTTGGAGTGGGAGGGGTCTCTGTTGGTTgaatgatgtgttttaaaatgcaacTCTCTGCAGTGTGTTTGACTGACGGCAGCATGACTGTTGTGGCTGACTTATCTTCGTCCATACCACGTGGTGAGATCCCTGCCAGGAGCAACCTGGTCAACAAATACTGTGGCCCCAAAGAAGTAGATGACACCAGGGCTCTCTTCACATTCCCACTCAACAGCTGTGGATCCACAGTCAAAGTCAGTTCGATTACTACACCACTCAGTCTTCAAAATTGCATTTAAATGTTCTGCACTAACCTTTAGCCTTTAATTCTTTTAGCTTGGCAAGGACTCTGTGACCTACGAAAATGAGATCTTCTTCAGCAAGAAGTTTCAATCGGATTCCAGCAACGTTGAAGCAGGGTATAAATCTTCAACTGCAGTTCTGTCTCCTGGCTGAACTATGAGTGATGGCAAAACTGTCTGTTCTACAGGGTCAAACTGCAGTGTACATATCTTCTGTCTGGGCTCCATCGGCTCTTCTCGGTGTACAAGTTTGAGTCTGACACAGTTGGCCTTGGACACATTGTACATTCTGCACACTCGAATGAAGGTGGGTGGCTCTCTTGTTGCACTGCATTAATCCAATGACTGAACATGTAGTTTACTGATCTGTTCATTTTTGCTGTACAGTAGAGCTACAGAAACCCATGGCGTTCACTGCAGTGCTTCAAACACCGCTGCCTCCTACCAGACGACAGACAAGACCTGCTTTAGGAAAACCTGCTTACCGTCCTAATCTGTACAAAGTCTTCAAATTTTTGTTGGCCAAAGGTtagttgtggtttgttttttgtttttctccaaatATGACTTGTaagtgtttaatgtttaattctGTTCTCAGGAGCCAGAGGACCAACACAAACCTAGTGCATTTTggttgaatgatttctttttatgaataaaatatatcCTTAAATGCTGTATGTGGAATGGAACTTTATATTTAATGTGGGGATCCACGTGATAAGGTTTGCGTACACGATCATTCAAATTGAGATTAAAGATACAGTTATTCTACAATGCGAGACGCGTCAAAGCTCCAATATAACAGCAAGTATGGTGTCTTTACTTTTCGAGTATAAAGTTCGAGTATAAAGTTGTAGtcaatgtgctttttttttttttttttttttttttttattataaaaagcaAGGCAATTGCCAAAATGAAGAGAGAAACAAGACACTCTGAGTAACCCATCTTTCAAATACCGAttctgctgggggggggggggaaatttAATATCAAATAgagtaaatgttttctttttcccaaaAGTCATGGAAAAAATTTAATTCTTAGAATAAACCTGATGTACAGTATGACATTCAGATTCTAGATTTATCCTAGAAACTAAACAAACTAAAGTCaaatgggggagaaaaaagcTAAATCAAACAACTTTTATGAGAATGGCCCCAAGTCAAACTACTTGCATGGAGAATACACAAACAGGCTGAGAGGTTTATACATAAAATGAAGGATCCCCAGACCAAAAAGACACATCACAAACTGGAAGATGTATAACACCTTACTACACAAAAAATACTACAAAGTTGTACACTCAACCTCCATGTACAAAGAACATGGGATCATCAAAATATTCctttacatataaatacatacacatcATGTAATGTCACACTATTGTGCATACACAATCCATTTTTTCCAGCATTTGGTACATTTCTCCAACTGAAGtcttaaaacaaatgtaagtcTCTCCATACAGTAAATTTCTTGAATGATCCCGAGCCAATGTTGGCGGATCTAGTTGCAACCATTTCCTGGTTATAGCTTTCCTACTACTTGCTAAGAGAATCTCCAATAAGTATTTGTCCTTGTGTAGGACTGTTTCCAGAATTTTACCAAGataaaaagtaacaaaagagaaatctaaattcACCCCTATTTTATTCACCTCGGTTGACACCTTCCTCCAGAATGACTGGATTTTCAGACAAGCCCAAAAAACATGAAAGTGGTTAGCCATAGAGGTTCTACATGGCCTCCAACAGATGCCTCGGCTCGGTGTGGCTGTTTGCAGTGCTGTTACTTTAGGAGTTATGAAACATCTCACTACATTCTTCCAGCCGAACTGTCTTAACTATCTTGAGTTTGCTTGTGTCTCACATATTTCAAACCAGATCTCTTCTGATATTTGGGTTTCTGACTCCCTCTCCCGTTTCTGTTTAATGTACATCGTAGAGTGATTTTCAGAGGCTTATATACTTGTATATATTCTTGAGACCACATTTTTATGGTCTCTTTTTTTGTATGCATCATGAAATATAGAAATCAAATTGTATTCCTTCTctatttgtaatgttttattataatagTCTCTGGCTTGCAGGTATCTATGGAAGTCCTGCTTTTCCAGTCCAAATGTGTCTGAAATTAACTCGTAACTCTGAAAATGACCGTTTGAGATGAGAGCAAAAAGACTCGTTTAAAGCCCCCCATCCAATCTAGCAGGTTCAAATTCTGAATCATATGCTACCCAGTTCAAGACTCTAGCCTGTTTCTCCATTTGTAACCTCAAAACCTTAAACTACATGTGTCAAagtggtggcccgggggccacatgtggccctccaatcgattacatgcagCTCGCCCACCACTGTGCAGGTACACAGCAAAATAGAACCCAGGAAATAACAGAACAAGGCGATGTCGAGACTGAAGACTAAAATGCCAGGCGCCGACGGCTATCACTCTGAGTGGTACAGAATGAGTAGAGAGACAATACCAATACTGAAAGAATGTTTTAACTATGTCCTTGCAGGTGGGGAGACTCTGGTCCTGCAGACAACCAGTCATTTCTGTAATTGGGTAAGGACAAGACTGAATGTGCTTCCTACAGACCCAATGAGTGGCCTTCAGTGGGCAAGGCCTTCTAGGTTAGTTTAGATTTTTCCTTTAgttaactttgtttttaaaattagttttaatAGTTGCAAGATTCAGAAAGGTCAAGTATTCAGTCATAATAAAACGCAATAACCATCCCTGAGCCAAATCTAAGTCAAGAAATTCATACAGTGTGCAATACTGCTGAGGTTAAATGCAGTTAGTGTACCAGGTAAAAATCAGCCTACAGACTGAAGACACATGAACATATGCAATCTTACAGGAAACAATGTACCCCCATTAGACACGTCACATTGCTGGTGAGGCAGGTGTCTCAGTGAGACTAATCTAAGGAAACAGGGAGCAGAATAGACTAGAAGTTTGACTCACCTAAATGAACCAACTTAACTAGAtaatgttatgtttaacttgcatAGCCCTTGGTCCCAcattgtaaaacattttttataaatgagAAGGCCGTCTCAAATGCCTCAAAATTGCCAGAACCATGGGAATGTGTCCATCCTTGCTGTGCAGTGACCTTGGTCACTGCAAGCCAAACAGTTTGCCTTCAGACTGGAGAGAGTGTGAATGTCTTATCCAAATTAAACAGTGGGTCTAGGTTCTGAGAACACAACCAGTTGTGCAGTGCACATGACGGCATTTAACAGTTGTAGTCTTTCAGTAACATGGAGGTGGTTCAGCATTTTCAGCTGCCTACATCAGCCCATCTAAGGCACTTGCTTTCAAATTTCAGCATTACAAAACATTAGCCACCTCCCCCCATTGGCCATTTAGTGAATCAGAACTTGGTTTCGTTCACTGGATAAAGTGCATTTAGAAAAAAGTATTGTCTGTCTTAAAGGAATCCCTCCTGTGGCACTTCCTCACCCAATGCAAGGGTCTGCAAAGTGCTTATATAAACTTATACAAGCACATTAAGTCACTTTAACCCAAGAAACTCTTCACTTCTCATCCCATTTTGCTTTGGCCATCATTAACAGTTGATTGTTATGCAGCACAAGCTCAACACTTCAAACATGATCCGGATAAGTTTTATACACcagtttattcacatttaaaattcaaacatcTTTAAAATATGTTCACTTTGCTTTTTGAAGATCCTACAGCTCCTGTAAAAGAGAAGGGGGATTTTACAGGGGTCTTGCTGtcaatttgaccagtttttaaATATACTGACCTTTCTTTATGTAATTGAAGAACTTGATCTGCTGACCAGGAAGACGGTAAGCTGGTCTTGAACGTCTGGTAGGAGGCAGCGGTGTTTGAAGCACTGCAGTGAACGCCATGGGTTCCTGTAGCGCTACTGTACAGCAACAATGAACAGATCAGTAAACTACATGTTCAGTCATTGGATTAATGCAGTGCAACAAGAGAGCCACCTACCTTCAGTCGAGTGTGCAGAATGTACAACGTGTCCAAGGCCAACCGTGTCAGATTCAAACTTGTACACCGAGAAGAGCCGATGGAGCCCAGACAGAAGATATGTACACTGCAGTTTGACCCTGTAGAACAGACAGTTTTGCCATCACTCATAGTTCAGTCAGGAGACAAAGAACTGCGGTTGAAGATTTATACCCTGCTTCAACGTTGCTGGAATCCGATTGAAACTTCTTGCTGAAGAAGATCTCATTTTCGTAGGTCACAGAGTCCTTGCCAagctgaaataattaaaaggCTAAAGGTTAGTGCAGAACATTTAAATGCAATTTTGAAGACTGAGTGGTGTAACGATCAAACCGACTTTGACTGTGGATCCACAGCTGTTGAGTGGGAATGTGAAGAGAGCCCTGGTGTCATCTACTTCTTTGGGGCCACAGTATTTGTTGACCAGGTTGCTCCTGGCAGGGATCTCACCACGTGGTATGGACGAAGATAAGTCAGCCACAACAGTCATGCTGCCGTCAGTCAAACACACTGCAGAGAgttgcattttaaaaacacattcaaccAACAGAGACCCCTCCCACTCCAAGAAGAACTGGATTCTACTTACTGATGAACTCTGTGGGAGTGAAAGGACAAGTCTTGATGATTGATCTCTGGACCTGTGATGTTTCATGATCCCTTACAAGGATCTCAAATGTGCCAAGAAATCCCTTCAAAGAAATGTCCTGCAAAACAAGCTTGGTCATGTTCAGCACAACTGGCACAGTGCGGTACAGGAGTTACACATTGTCATCATTCTACCTTGTATTCATATCCATGAGTGTAGAGTGGTACACTGAGCAATAAACTCTGGCTGTCATTGCTCATGCTGTAGTTGTGCTGAGCTGCCAGCTCTGGTGTCAGCCGGTCTGAACCGATACCAACGTACCACAGGTAGTCATAAGGCCGATGGTCCAGTTTGAAGCTGATGCCAAACTCTGAGCAGACGGCCTCAAACTCTGGAGGAGCTGTTGATACAGTAGAATTAATCTCTGCTCAATGTTGCAGACGGTGAAATATGAGTTGTGACTTACAGGCATCAGTTAGTGCCACGACTGACGTCTGGTGGTAGTAAGGCCCATTATCAGGCAGAACCGTCAGTGTGTAGTTGACGACCAGCACGTGCTTCAGAGCTGCATCTTCTTTGGAGAACTAGGAAAGAAAAGATGTAATTACTGACCTCATGTGGTCTACAGCATCTCAACACTACAGTCAAGGACAAATAAATATCTTCTACCTGCTGTACGACAACAGGGTCATTGAAGGGCACCGTCAGAGTGTAGCCATGGGTGTTGTTGGGGTGAGCAACTTTTGCGACGTTGTAGCCGCTTGTAAACGgagctgtgaatgtgtgtccaTTCAACTCCACAGCAGTCAGCTCAACATCCTCGGGGACATCTCCCAGGTAGACAGTGAACACATGTTCATCATGAATTGTTCCTGAAATCAAGAGCCAATCAGATTATGTCCGCATCAATACAAGCAGGGGTTTACAGGAAACTCACGGTTCTCAGTAAAAACAGGATGTGGAAGCAGAGGAGTGGCAAGTGTCCTGTGAAAGCGTAGCCTGGTGTCAACGTGATCGTCATCCACCAAGATTTGCTCCAGATAAAGTTCAAAGATGTAGTACTCGTACAGGCCGCCAATCACAAGGCTCTGCAAGATACTAGTGTTAACATCCAGTCTGAATGAAGACCATAAACAATCTTGCTTACTTCCATACCTTCTTGTGTCCGCCTTCAGCATCATAAGGGATGCGGATCTCAACTGTAGCATTGTGCGTCTCAATAAAGTAGCCTCGCTCCTCCACTGGCTGCTCCACAAGTTCACCATTGACACCAATGTTGACCTGTGTGTTGTCATGCACTTCCGACACCAGGGGGTTCAGCAACTCTGGGGTTTTCCATACCATGTATCCACCATCATATGATCCTTCATCTGATTTTACAAGAGAACAGTATTACTTGTTTGTAAATCTAAGATTAACTatagtacattacattactcacacacagagcaggcAGCTACAAGGTCAACCAAGAGGACAACCCAGCTTTGTCTGGAGAACAAAGTTGCATGGACCACCTCTACAGGAACATCATTCACCTGGACGGAGATTAAAACATAGAACCATATAAAATTACAAGACGGGCATTGCAGTTCTATTGaactcaaaaaaaagaaaaaaaaaaattgatttaccTCCACGGTGAATGAGTCAGGTTGCCCATATGGTGTACGAAAAACAAGTCTTCTCTCTGTCAGGTCAAACGCATAACCCCGTTTGCGAGCATCTGAGAGGTTCATGGGCATTAACTGCTCCTCCCCTCTCTGAAAGATCACCTGCCAGTCTGAGGTGGCCAAGGTATAAGCCTAGACAGAACATTTAAAGTGCTACAATGTTTTAAAACCCACTATAAAAACCGCCAAGGCCCACATGTACCAGGAGGTGAGGACAACATACAGTTTGGACAGCGGCATTCCAGTCATCTTGCTTCGTCCCTGTTGGACACGTCACATCACTCCTCACAGACACCTAGTGAAGACTCAGGGTTTAAGAAGCAGCTGAAATGGTTTCCATATGAATGTATAAGATTAGACCAGGCTTACTTCCATGTAGTTCATCTCACAGGTCACTTCTTTTGGTGACCAGGGCAGAGTGGGAGAACAGGTCTTGTTCAAAGCATAAGTGACCTCCTTTCCATCATGGTTCGCTAATAAGTTGAAGTGGAATTTGAACACTT
This Solea solea chromosome 3, fSolSol10.1, whole genome shotgun sequence DNA region includes the following protein-coding sequences:
- the LOC131456846 gene encoding uncharacterized protein LOC131456846 isoform X1; translation: MALGFCFGWALLLSVWSCVKCDQIPEGVHRMECHDRHFMIAVDLSFTGEVPSFEAVDGTGVYPITEQYAAECGYTLRVLPLQGHVELRASYFGCHTDNKDELFTFNFNLLLVRHGEVVTYTMSKTCSLSLPWSPREIMCEVNYMEVSVRSEVTCPSATTEDSNASLKPAYAASASDWQVRFQREEQLIPMNLSEARKQGYVFSLTEGRLVFRTPYGQPDSFSKEVNGVPVEVVHAIVFSRQSWVVLVVDLVAACSMYEEAYDGGYIVWKTPELLHPLVSDIHDTQVNIGVNGELVEPPVAEERGYVIEKHNAAVEIHIPYNAEGGHKKSLVIGDLYEYYIFELYLEQISVDDDHVDTRLRFHRTLATPLLPHPVFTENRTIHDEHVFTVYLGDVPEDVELTAVELNGHTFTAPFTSGYNVAKVAHPNNTHGYTLTVPFNDPVVVQQFSKEDAALKHVLVVNYTLTVLPDNGPYYHQTSVVALTDASPPEFEAVCSEFGIGFKLDHRPYDYLWYVGIGSDRLTPELAAQHNYSMSNDSQSLLLGVPLYTHGYEYKDISLKGFLGTFEILVRDHETSQVQRSIIKTCPFTPTEFIMCLTDGSMTVVADLSSSIPRGEIPARSNLVNKYCGPKEVDDTRALFTFPLNSCGSTVKLGKDSVTYENEIFFSKKFQSDSSNVEAGVKLQCTYLLSGLHRLFSVYKFESDTVGLGHIVHSAHSNEVELQKPMAFTAVLQTPLPPTRRQTRPALGKPAYRPNLYKVFKFLLAKGGETLVLQTTSHFCNWVRTRLNVLPTDPMSGLQWARPSRLV
- the LOC131456846 gene encoding uncharacterized protein LOC131456846 isoform X2 translates to MALGFCFGWALLLSVWSCVKCDQIPEGVHRMECHDRHFMIAVDLSFTGEVPSFEAVDGTGVYPITEQYAAECGYTLRVLPLQGHVELRASYFGCHTDNKDELFTFNFNLLLVRHGEVVTYTMSKTCSLSLPWSPREIMCEVNYMEVSVRSEVTCPSATTEDSNASLKPAYAASASDWQVRFQREEQLIPMNLSEARKQGYVFSLTEGRLVFRTPYGQPDSFSKEVNGVPVEVVHAIVFSRQSWVVLVVDLVAACSMYEEAYDGGYIVWKTPELLHPLVSDIHDTQVNIGVNGELVEPPVAEERGYVIEKHNAAVEIHIPYNAEGGHKKSLVIGDLYEYYIFELYLEQISVDDDHVDTRLRFHRTLATPLLPHPVFTENRTIHDEHVFTVYLGDVPEDVELTAVELNGHTFTAPFTSGYNVAKVAHPNNTHGYTLTVPFNDPVVVQQFSKEDAALKHVLVVNYTLTVLPDNGPYYHQTSVVALTDASPPEFEAVCSEFGIGFKLDHRPYDYLWYVGIGSDRLTPELAAQHNYSMSNDSQSLLLGVPLYTHGYEYKDISLKGFLGTFEILVRDHETSQVQRSIIKTCPFTPTEFIMCLTDGSMTVVADLSSSIPRGEIPARSNLVNKYCGPKEVDDTRALFTFPLNSCGSTVKLGKDSVTYENEIFFSKKFQSDSSNVEAGVKLQCTYLLSGLHRLFSVYKFESDTVGLGHIVHSAHSNEELQKPMAFTAVLQTPLPPTRRQTRPALGKPAYRPNLYKVFKFLLAKGGETLVLQTTSHFCNWVRTRLNVLPTDPMSGLQWARPSRLV
- the LOC131456846 gene encoding uncharacterized protein LOC131456846 isoform X3 codes for the protein MALGFCFGWALLLSVWSCVKCDQIPEGVHRMECHDRHFMIAVDLSFTGEVPSFEAVDGTGVYPITEQYAAECGYTLRVLPLQGHVELRASYFGCHTDNKDELFTFNFNLLLVRHGEVVTYTMSKTCSLSLPWSPREIMCEVNYMEVSVRSEVTCPSATTEDSNASLKPAYAASASDWQVRFQREEQLIPMNLSEARKQGYVFSLTEGRLVFRTPYGQPDSFSKEVNGVPVEVVHAIVFSRQSWVVLVVDLVAACSMYEEAYDGGYIVWKTPELLHPLVSDIHDTQVNIGVNGELVEPPVAEERGYVIEKHNAAVEIHIPYNAEGGHKKSLVIGDLYEYYIFELYLEQISVDDDHVDTRLRFHRTLATPLLPHPVFTENRTIHDEHVFTVYLGDVPEDVELTAVELNGHTFTAPFTSGYNVAKVAHPNNTHGYTLTVPFNDPVVVQQFSKEDAALKHVLVVNYTLTVLPDNGPYYHQTSVVALTDASPPEFEAVCSEFGIGFKLDHRPYDYLWYVGIGSDRLTPELAAQHNYSMSNDSQSLLLGVPLYTHGYEYKDISLKGFLGTFEILVRDHETSQVQRSIIKTCPFTPTEFIMCLTDGSMTVVADLSSSIPRGEIPARSNLVNKYCGPKEVDDTRALFTFPLNSCGSTVKLGKDSVTYENEIFFSKKFQSDSSNVEAGVKLQCTYLLSGLHRLFSVYKFESDTVGLGHIVHSAHSNEVELQKPMAFTAVLQTPLPPTRRQTRPALGKPAYRPNLYKVFKFLLAKGARGPTQT
- the LOC131455887 gene encoding uncharacterized protein LOC131455887, giving the protein MAFGFSLGLALLLSVCLSTKCGQITNELHHMECRDRFFMIDVDLSLTGNEPHFEAVDGTGVYPITEQYAAVCGYSVSVLPLQGHVELRASYFSCHTDNKDDEVFKFHFNLLANHDGKEVTYALNKTCSPTLPWSPKEVTCEMNYMEVSVRSDVTCPTGTKQDDWNAAVQTAYTLATSDWQVIFQRGEEQLMPMNLSDARKRGYAFDLTERRLVFRTPYGQPDSFTVEVNDVPVEVVHATLFSRQSWVVLLVDLVAACSVYEGSYDGGYMVWKTPELLNPLVSEVHDNTQVNIGVNGELVEQPVEERGYFIETHNATVEIRIPYDAEGGHKKSLVIGGLYEYYIFELYLEQILVDDDHVDTRLRFHRTLATPLLPHPVFTENRTIHDEHVFTVYLGDVPEDVELTAVELNGHTFTAPFTSGYNVAKVAHPNNTHGYTLTVPFNDPVVVQQFSKEDAALKHVLVVNYTLTVLPDNGPYYHQTSVVALTDASPPEFEAVCSEFGISFKLDHRPYDYLWYVGIGSDRLTPELAAQHNYSMSNDSQSLLLSVPLYTHGYEYKDISLKGFLGTFEILVRDHETSQVQRSIIKTCPFTPTEFIMCLTDGSMTVVADLSSSIPRGEIPARSNLVNKYCGPKEVDDTRALFTFPLNSCGSTVKLGKDSVTYENEIFFSKKFQSDSSNVEAGVKLQCTYLLSGLHRLFSVYKFESDTVGLGHVVHSAHSTEVALQEPMAFTAVLQTPLPPTRRSRPAYRLPGQQIKFFNYIKKGAVGSSKSKVNIF